One Thunnus albacares chromosome 12, fThuAlb1.1, whole genome shotgun sequence genomic region harbors:
- the apoda.1 gene encoding apolipoprotein Da, duplicate 1 has protein sequence MKLSLALVAFILPLIRAQVPHWGPCPEPAVQPEFTLKQFMGRWFEIAKLPAQFEKGRCIETNFSMKADNSIRVVSSEILKGELRKIEGTGVIEDLKNPAKLGISYSYVLPYSPYWILATDYVNSALVYSCTDVLRLFHVDFAWILSRTRTLPESTIEKAREVFASNNIDVTRMIASKQQGCEKTL, from the exons ATGAAGCTATCTTTGGCTTTGGTTGCATTCATTCTCCCCCTCATCAGGGCTCAGGTGCCCCACTGGGGACCATGTCCAGAGCCAGCCGTTCAACCTGAGTTCACCCTCAAACAG TTCATGGGGAGATGGTTTGAAATTGCCAAACTCCCAGCTCAGTTTGAGAAGGGACGTTGCATCGAAACCAATTTCTCTATGAAGGCAGACAACTCCATTCGAGTGGTCAGCTCTGAAATACT aaaaggagAGCTGAGAAAAATCGAAGGGACCGGAGTCATAGAGGATCTGAAGAATCCTGCCAAGCTGGGAATAAGTTATTCTTATG TCCTGCCCTATTCCCCTTACTGGATCTTGGCCACTGACTATGTGAACTCAGCCCTGGTGTACTCCTGCACGGACGTCCTGAGGCTCTTCCACGTCGACTTCGCCTGGATCCTGAGCCGAACACGAACCCTGCCGGAGTCCACCATTGAGAAAGCCAGGGAGGTCTTCGCAAGCAACAACATCGATGTGACCCGGATGATTGCCAGCAAGCAGCAAGGCTGTGAAAAAACTCTGTGA
- the LOC122993998 gene encoding apolipoprotein D-like isoform X2 → MNAIQVISLTLLSVLAANAQVIMPGRCPKPAVQENFDAARYLGTWYDIQRLPHAFQKGECSTATYSLLSPGVVGVLNRELLADGTINSISGSAVAKDPSEPAKLLVSFFENSPAAPYWVLSTDYDNYSLVYSCTDLGVLHVEFAWIMSRQPTLPEETIEELHSTLSSIGVRVDKLLTTNQDADYCSAMNQ, encoded by the exons ATGAATGCCATCCAGGTGATTTCCCTGACACTGCTGTCCGTTCTGGCGGCCAACGCTCAGGTCATCATGCCAGGAAGATGCCCCAAGCCTGCTGTTCAGGAGAACTTTGATGCTGCAAGG TATCTCGGCACGTGGTACGATATCCAGAGACTGCCGCATGCCTTCCAGAAGGGCGAATGCAGCACCGCCACTTACAGCCTGTTGAGCCCTGGAGTTGTTGGTGTCCTCAACAGAGAGCTGCT TGCTGATGGGACCATTAACTCCATCAGTGGCTCTGCAGTGGCTAAAGACCCCTCTGAGCCTGCCAAGCTCCTGGTCTCCTTCTTTGAGA ACTCTCCCGCTGCCCCTTACTGGGTTCTGTCCACCGACTACGACAACTACTCTCTGGTCTACAGCTGCACCGACCTCGGTGTGCTACACGTGGAGTTCGCCTGGATCATGAGCAGGCAGCCAACTCTCCCTGAGGAGACCATTGAGGAGCTGCACAGCACTCTGTCCTCCATCGGAGTCAGAGTGGACAAGCTGCTCACCACCAACCAGGATGCAGATTACTGCAGCGCCATGAACCAGTAA
- the LOC122993998 gene encoding apolipoprotein D-like isoform X1, with translation MSRMISFSGCGGKMNAIQVISLTLLSVLAANAQVIMPGRCPKPAVQENFDAARYLGTWYDIQRLPHAFQKGECSTATYSLLSPGVVGVLNRELLADGTINSISGSAVAKDPSEPAKLLVSFFENSPAAPYWVLSTDYDNYSLVYSCTDLGVLHVEFAWIMSRQPTLPEETIEELHSTLSSIGVRVDKLLTTNQDADYCSAMNQ, from the exons ATGAGTCGGATGATTAGTTTttccg GTTGTGGAGGAAAGATGAATGCCATCCAGGTGATTTCCCTGACACTGCTGTCCGTTCTGGCGGCCAACGCTCAGGTCATCATGCCAGGAAGATGCCCCAAGCCTGCTGTTCAGGAGAACTTTGATGCTGCAAGG TATCTCGGCACGTGGTACGATATCCAGAGACTGCCGCATGCCTTCCAGAAGGGCGAATGCAGCACCGCCACTTACAGCCTGTTGAGCCCTGGAGTTGTTGGTGTCCTCAACAGAGAGCTGCT TGCTGATGGGACCATTAACTCCATCAGTGGCTCTGCAGTGGCTAAAGACCCCTCTGAGCCTGCCAAGCTCCTGGTCTCCTTCTTTGAGA ACTCTCCCGCTGCCCCTTACTGGGTTCTGTCCACCGACTACGACAACTACTCTCTGGTCTACAGCTGCACCGACCTCGGTGTGCTACACGTGGAGTTCGCCTGGATCATGAGCAGGCAGCCAACTCTCCCTGAGGAGACCATTGAGGAGCTGCACAGCACTCTGTCCTCCATCGGAGTCAGAGTGGACAAGCTGCTCACCACCAACCAGGATGCAGATTACTGCAGCGCCATGAACCAGTAA
- the samd7 gene encoding sterile alpha motif domain-containing protein 7: MTPREQLRKMTALGEQGALDEKHWYRLVNGMSAGELRHRQEMIMRNQMAMAPQILTQGQQRLQGVPTQFEPRFMERELVPPNEMVPSDARQMHMAPHLGPPLTPHASVLPGRAFPGAAGYGFLPSEPMETVARRQELIHKQNIARMEMNAILHQKELENAHQKGLMGMENPMSYPSNPMAFRGRQRMPDGHDVFVHRPTLDELHSNSILMSASPYPPISTLHRERGRRAGRRPTAHKSAESHVANLKGQTEDKSVEQSPGATSGEEKEVEAKGDMGEECAASKTHHQAKIDSELATGSRKNYKEGEPGLRKACVNSQDGCSDVANSSANDKDITSQCSAFQDKFMYPSAGGALTGMPYMFPVPGNGFLPPGPPNLFLNGDEVPEDIRKWTVNDVYNFINSIPTCSEYAQTFKDHMIDGETLPLLSEEHLLDTLGLKLGPALKIRSQVSRRLGSMLYMMNLPLSTPTLQATPEKPVDHSSEIGSPVNCNSEEMLASPRDPDVLKSTEHLHETENNSPPSASSETA; this comes from the exons atgaccCCACGGGAGCAGCTGAGGAAGATGACAGCACTGGGAGAGCAGGGGGCTTTGGATGAGAAGCACTGGTATCGTCTGGTCAACGGCATGTCGGCTGGAG AGCTGAGGCACAGGCAAGAGATGATAATGAGAAACCAGATGGCCATGGCTCCACAGATCCTCACCCAGGGGCAGCAGAGGTTGCAGGGGGTCCCGACACAGTTCGAACCACGCTTCATGGAGAG GGAGTTGGTCCCCCCCAATGAGATGGTACCTTCTGATGCCAGACAGATGCACATGGCACCTCACCTGGGTCCACCTCTTACCCCACATGCTAGTGTCCTGCCTGGGAGAGCTTTCCCTGGAGCAG ccGGCTATGGCTTTTTGCCCTCGGAACCCATGGAAACAGTTGCCCGGCGACAGGAGCTCATTCACAAGCAAAATATAGCCAG AATGGAGATGAATGCCATCCTGCATCAGAAGGAGCTGGAGAACGCCCACCAAAAGGGACTGATGGGAATGGAAAACCCCATGTCGTACCCCTCCAACCCCATGGCGTTCAGAGGCCGTCAGCGCATGCCAGACGGCCACGACGTCTTCGTCCACCGTCCCACCTTGGATGAACTTCACTCCAACAGCATACTCATGTCAGCCAGCCCTTACCCACCAATCAGCACGCTGCACAGAGAGAGGGGACGCAGGGCGGGCAGAAGGCCGACCGCTCACAAGAGCGCAGAGAGCCACGTGGCCAACCTGAAGGGCCAAACTGAAGATAAAAGTGTAGAGCAGAGCCCAGGGGCCACATCaggggaggagaaagaggtggAGGCAAAGGGCGACATGGGCGAGGAGTGCGCCGCCAGCAAGACGCATCATCAAGCCAAAATAGACTCTGAACTCGCCACGGGAAGCAGGAAGAACTACAAAGAGGGGGAGCCAGGCCTGCGTAAAGCCTGTGTTAACAGCCAAGATGGGTGCTCAGATGTGGCCAACAGCAGCGCAAATGACAAAGACATAACAAGCCAATGTTCAGCTTTCCAGGACAAATTCATGTATCCCTCAGCTGGTGGAGCCCTCACAGGCATGCCTTACATGTTCCCAGTCCCTGGAAATGGTTTCCTCCCACCTG gtCCGCCGAATCTCTTTCTAAATGGTGATGAGGTGCCTGAGGACATACGGAAGTGGACAGTGAATGATGTTTACAACTTTATCAACAGTATACCCACATGTTCAGAATACGCTCAG ACATTCAAGGACCACATGATTGACGGGGAGACACTTCCCCTCCTCTCAGAGGAGCACCTACTGGACACACTGGGGCTCAAGCTTGGGCCGGCTCTTAAGATCCGCTCACAG GTGTCCAGGCGCCTGGGCAGCATGTTGTACATGATGAACCTGCCGCTCTCCACCCCCACCCTGCAGGCCACTCCTGAGAAGCCTGTGGATCACTCGTCAGAGATCGGCTCCCCAGTTAACTGCAACAGCGAGGAGATGTTGGCAAGTCCAAGAGACCCTGATGTCCTCAAGTCCACAGAGCACCTTcatgagacagaaaacaattcCCCTCCATCTGCCAGCAGTGAGACAGCCTGA
- the LOC122993132 gene encoding apolipoprotein D-like isoform X1, with the protein MAKLQVHRSIKDHQNLNVPHTGIWLHTDCGAKMKAIQVISLTLLCVLAANAQLLKFGKCPKLDVQANFDATRYIGRWYEIKKLPTAFQKGECGTATYSLKSPGVIGVLNRELLDDGTTNSIVGSAKAKDPAEPAKLEVSFFETSPPGPYWVLSSDYEGHSLVYGCTDFGLFRMEFAWILSREPTLSEETTEQLHGILSAAGVNVNKLVVTNQDPTYCSAMTQ; encoded by the exons ATGGCGAAGCTGCAGGTGCACAGATCTATAAAAGACCATCAGAATCTGAATGTACCTCACACAGGTATCTGGTTACATACAG ATTGTGGTGCTAAGATGAAGGCCATCCAGGTGATTTCCTTGACTCTGCTGTGCGTTCTCGCAGCCAATGCTCAGCTCTTGAAGTTCGGCAAATGTCCCAAACTCGATGTTCAGGCCAACTTTGATGCCACCAGG taCATCGGTAGATGGTATGAGATCAAGAAGCTGCCAACAGCCTTCCAGAAAGGTGAGTGCGGCACTGCCACCTACAGCCTGAAGAGCCCCGGAGTCATCGGCGTCCTCAACAGGGAGCTTCT tgACGATGGAACCACTAATTCTATTGTTGGCTCTGCCAAGGCCAAGGACCCTGCTGAGCCTGCCAAGCTGGAGGTCTCCTTCTTTGAAA CATCTCCCCCTGGTCCCTACTGGGTGCTTTCTTCCGACTACGAGGGTCACTCTCTGGTCTACGGCTGCACAGACTTCGGCCTGTTCCGCATGGAGTTTGCCTGGATCCTGAGCAGAGAGCCCACACTGTCTGAGGAGACCACCGAGCAGTTGCACGGCATCCTGTCCGCCGCTGGAGTCAATGTAAACAAGCTGGTCGTCACCAACCAGGATCCCACATACTGCAGTGCAATGACCCAGTAA
- the LOC122993132 gene encoding apolipoprotein D-like isoform X2 translates to MKAIQVISLTLLCVLAANAQLLKFGKCPKLDVQANFDATRYIGRWYEIKKLPTAFQKGECGTATYSLKSPGVIGVLNRELLDDGTTNSIVGSAKAKDPAEPAKLEVSFFETSPPGPYWVLSSDYEGHSLVYGCTDFGLFRMEFAWILSREPTLSEETTEQLHGILSAAGVNVNKLVVTNQDPTYCSAMTQ, encoded by the exons ATGAAGGCCATCCAGGTGATTTCCTTGACTCTGCTGTGCGTTCTCGCAGCCAATGCTCAGCTCTTGAAGTTCGGCAAATGTCCCAAACTCGATGTTCAGGCCAACTTTGATGCCACCAGG taCATCGGTAGATGGTATGAGATCAAGAAGCTGCCAACAGCCTTCCAGAAAGGTGAGTGCGGCACTGCCACCTACAGCCTGAAGAGCCCCGGAGTCATCGGCGTCCTCAACAGGGAGCTTCT tgACGATGGAACCACTAATTCTATTGTTGGCTCTGCCAAGGCCAAGGACCCTGCTGAGCCTGCCAAGCTGGAGGTCTCCTTCTTTGAAA CATCTCCCCCTGGTCCCTACTGGGTGCTTTCTTCCGACTACGAGGGTCACTCTCTGGTCTACGGCTGCACAGACTTCGGCCTGTTCCGCATGGAGTTTGCCTGGATCCTGAGCAGAGAGCCCACACTGTCTGAGGAGACCACCGAGCAGTTGCACGGCATCCTGTCCGCCGCTGGAGTCAATGTAAACAAGCTGGTCGTCACCAACCAGGATCCCACATACTGCAGTGCAATGACCCAGTAA